The Saccopteryx leptura isolate mSacLep1 chromosome 2, mSacLep1_pri_phased_curated, whole genome shotgun sequence genome has a window encoding:
- the IGSF8 gene encoding immunoglobulin superfamily member 8 isoform X2, with the protein MGALGSTPPTPVLLMLMLGVGCCAREVLVPEGPLYRVVGTAISISCNVTGYEGPAQQDFEWFLYRPEAPEAALGIVSTRDPRFSYAVFGPRVTAGEIQVQRLRGDAVMLKIAHLQAQDAGVYECYTPSTDARYLGSYSGKVELRVLPDVLQVSATSPGPRGRQAPTSPPRLMVHEGQELALGCLARTSTQKHTHLAVSFGRAMPEAPMGRRTLQEVVGLRPDLAVEAGAPYAERLVAGELQLSKEGAERYRMVVGGAQAEDAGTYHCTAAEWIQDPDGSWAQIAEKRAVLAHVDVQTLSSQLAVAVGPGERRIGPGEPLELLCNVSGALPPPGHHAVYSVGWEMAPAGAPGPGRLVAQLDTEGVGSLGPGYEGRHIAMEKVASRTYRLRLEAVQPGDAGTYRCLTKAYVRGFGARLREAASARSRPLPVHVREEGVVLEAVAWLAGGAVYRGETASLICNISVRGGPSGLRLAASWWVERAEKGELSSASAQLVGGVGHDGVVKLGVRPGGSPVSVELVAPRSHRLRLHGLGPEDEGIYHCAPSAWVQHADDSWYQVGSARSGPVTVYPYTHALDTLFMPLLVGAGVALVTGASILSTITCCFMKRLRKR; encoded by the exons ATGGGCGCCCTCGGTTCCACGCCGCCAACGCCAGTGCTGCTGATGTTAATGCTGG GAGTTGGGTGCTGTGCCCGGGAGGTGCTGGTTCCTGAGGGGCCGCTGTACCGCGTGGTTGGCACAGCCATCTCTATCTCTTGCAATGTCACTGGCTACGAGGGCCCTGCCCAGCAGGACTTTGAGTGGTTCCTCTACAGGCCTGAGGCCCCAGAGGCTGCACTGGGCATTGTTAGTACCAGGGATCCCCGGTTCTCCTATGCTGTCTTTGGGCCTCGTGTGACAGCTGGTGAGATACAGGTGCAGCGTTTGCGGGGTGATGCTGTGATGCTCAAGATTGCCCACCTGCAGGCCCAGGACGCTGGTGTTTATGAATGCTATACACCCTCCACTGATGCCCGCTACCTGGGCAGCTACAGCGGCAAAGTGGAACTGAGAG TTCTTCCAGATGTGCTGCAGGTGTCTGCTACCTCCCCAGGCCCCCGGGGCCGTCAGGCCCCAACTTCTCCCCCTCGCCTGATGGTGCACGAGGGGCAGGAGCTGGCACTGGGATGCCTGGCACGGACAAGCACGCAGAAACACACACACCTGGCAGTATCCTTTGGACGAGCCATGCCCGAGGCGCCAATGGGGCGAAGGACTCTGCAGGAAGTGGTGGGACTCCGGCCTGACCTGGCTGTGGAGGCTGGTGCTCCCTATGCTGAGCGGCTAGTTGCAGGGGAGCTGCAGCTGAGCAAGGAGGGGGCTGAACGGTATCGCATGGTGGTAGGGGGTGCCCAGGCAGAGGATGCTGGCACCTACCACTGCACTGCTGCTGAGTGGATTCAGGATCCTGATGGCAGCTGGGCCCAGATAGCAGAGAAGAGAGCTGTCCTGGCTCACGTGGATGTGCAGACCCTGT CCAGCCAGCTAGCAGTGGCAGTGGGGCCTGGTGAACGTCGGATTGGCCCAGGGGAACCCTTGGAACTGCTGTGCAATGTGTCAGGGGCACTGCCCCCACCAGGCCATCATGCTGTGTACTCTGTGGGCTGGGAAATGGCACCTGCAGGGGCACCGGGGCCTGGCCGCCTGGTAGCCCAGTTGGACACAGAGGGTGTGGGCAGCCTAGGCCCTGGCTACGAGGGCCGGCACATTGCCATGGAGAAGGTGGCATCGAGAACCTACCGGCTACGGCTGGAGGCTGTCCAGCCTGGCGACGCGGGCACCTACCGCTGCCTCACCAAGGCCTACGTCCGAGGGTTTGGAGCCCGGCTTCGTGAAGCAGCCAGTGCCCGCTCCCGGCCCCTCCCGGTGCATGTGCGGGAGGAAG GTGTGGTGCTGGAGGCTGTGGCGTGGCTGGCAGGAGGCGCAGTATACCGTGGGGAGACTGCCTCCCTGATCTGCAACATCTCCGTGCGGGGCGGCCCCTCGGGGCTGCGGCTGGCCGCCAGCTGGTGGGTGGAGCGAGCTGAGAAGGGGGAGCTGAGCTCAGCCTCTGCCCAGCTGGTGGGTGGCGTGGGTCACGATGGTGTGGTAAAGCTGGGGGTCAGGCCTGGAGGAAGCCCTGTCAGTGTGGAGTTGGTAGCACCCCGAAGCCATCGGCTGAGACTACACGGCTTGGGGCCCGAAGATGAAGGTATATACCACTGTGCCCCCAGCGCCTGGGTGCAGCATGCTGATGACAGCTGGTACCAGGTGGGCAGTGCCCGTTCGGGGCCTGTCACCGTCTACCCCTACACGCATG CTCTGGACACTCTGTTCATGCCCCTGCTGGTGGGTGCAGGGGTGGCCCTAGTCACCGGCGCCAGCATCCTTAGCACCATCACCTGCTGCTTCATGAAGAGGCTGCGAAAACGGTGA
- the IGSF8 gene encoding immunoglobulin superfamily member 8 isoform X1 yields the protein MGALGSTPPTPVLLMLMLGVGCCAREVLVPEGPLYRVVGTAISISCNVTGYEGPAQQDFEWFLYRPEAPEAALGIVSTRDPRFSYAVFGPRVTAGEIQVQRLRGDAVMLKIAHLQAQDAGVYECYTPSTDARYLGSYSGKVELRVLPDVLQVSATSPGPRGRQAPTSPPRLMVHEGQELALGCLARTSTQKHTHLAVSFGRAMPEAPMGRRTLQEVVGLRPDLAVEAGAPYAERLVAGELQLSKEGAERYRMVVGGAQAEDAGTYHCTAAEWIQDPDGSWAQIAEKRAVLAHVDVQTLSSQLAVAVGPGERRIGPGEPLELLCNVSGALPPPGHHAVYSVGWEMAPAGAPGPGRLVAQLDTEGVGSLGPGYEGRHIAMEKVASRTYRLRLEAVQPGDAGTYRCLTKAYVRGFGARLREAASARSRPLPVHVREEGVVLEAVAWLAGGAVYRGETASLICNISVRGGPSGLRLAASWWVERAEKGELSSASAQLVGGVGHDGVVKLGVRPGGSPVSVELVAPRSHRLRLHGLGPEDEGIYHCAPSAWVQHADDSWYQVGSARSGPVTVYPYTHALDTLFMPLLVGAGVALVTGASILSTITCCFMKRLRKRSHRC from the exons ATGGGCGCCCTCGGTTCCACGCCGCCAACGCCAGTGCTGCTGATGTTAATGCTGG GAGTTGGGTGCTGTGCCCGGGAGGTGCTGGTTCCTGAGGGGCCGCTGTACCGCGTGGTTGGCACAGCCATCTCTATCTCTTGCAATGTCACTGGCTACGAGGGCCCTGCCCAGCAGGACTTTGAGTGGTTCCTCTACAGGCCTGAGGCCCCAGAGGCTGCACTGGGCATTGTTAGTACCAGGGATCCCCGGTTCTCCTATGCTGTCTTTGGGCCTCGTGTGACAGCTGGTGAGATACAGGTGCAGCGTTTGCGGGGTGATGCTGTGATGCTCAAGATTGCCCACCTGCAGGCCCAGGACGCTGGTGTTTATGAATGCTATACACCCTCCACTGATGCCCGCTACCTGGGCAGCTACAGCGGCAAAGTGGAACTGAGAG TTCTTCCAGATGTGCTGCAGGTGTCTGCTACCTCCCCAGGCCCCCGGGGCCGTCAGGCCCCAACTTCTCCCCCTCGCCTGATGGTGCACGAGGGGCAGGAGCTGGCACTGGGATGCCTGGCACGGACAAGCACGCAGAAACACACACACCTGGCAGTATCCTTTGGACGAGCCATGCCCGAGGCGCCAATGGGGCGAAGGACTCTGCAGGAAGTGGTGGGACTCCGGCCTGACCTGGCTGTGGAGGCTGGTGCTCCCTATGCTGAGCGGCTAGTTGCAGGGGAGCTGCAGCTGAGCAAGGAGGGGGCTGAACGGTATCGCATGGTGGTAGGGGGTGCCCAGGCAGAGGATGCTGGCACCTACCACTGCACTGCTGCTGAGTGGATTCAGGATCCTGATGGCAGCTGGGCCCAGATAGCAGAGAAGAGAGCTGTCCTGGCTCACGTGGATGTGCAGACCCTGT CCAGCCAGCTAGCAGTGGCAGTGGGGCCTGGTGAACGTCGGATTGGCCCAGGGGAACCCTTGGAACTGCTGTGCAATGTGTCAGGGGCACTGCCCCCACCAGGCCATCATGCTGTGTACTCTGTGGGCTGGGAAATGGCACCTGCAGGGGCACCGGGGCCTGGCCGCCTGGTAGCCCAGTTGGACACAGAGGGTGTGGGCAGCCTAGGCCCTGGCTACGAGGGCCGGCACATTGCCATGGAGAAGGTGGCATCGAGAACCTACCGGCTACGGCTGGAGGCTGTCCAGCCTGGCGACGCGGGCACCTACCGCTGCCTCACCAAGGCCTACGTCCGAGGGTTTGGAGCCCGGCTTCGTGAAGCAGCCAGTGCCCGCTCCCGGCCCCTCCCGGTGCATGTGCGGGAGGAAG GTGTGGTGCTGGAGGCTGTGGCGTGGCTGGCAGGAGGCGCAGTATACCGTGGGGAGACTGCCTCCCTGATCTGCAACATCTCCGTGCGGGGCGGCCCCTCGGGGCTGCGGCTGGCCGCCAGCTGGTGGGTGGAGCGAGCTGAGAAGGGGGAGCTGAGCTCAGCCTCTGCCCAGCTGGTGGGTGGCGTGGGTCACGATGGTGTGGTAAAGCTGGGGGTCAGGCCTGGAGGAAGCCCTGTCAGTGTGGAGTTGGTAGCACCCCGAAGCCATCGGCTGAGACTACACGGCTTGGGGCCCGAAGATGAAGGTATATACCACTGTGCCCCCAGCGCCTGGGTGCAGCATGCTGATGACAGCTGGTACCAGGTGGGCAGTGCCCGTTCGGGGCCTGTCACCGTCTACCCCTACACGCATG CTCTGGACACTCTGTTCATGCCCCTGCTGGTGGGTGCAGGGGTGGCCCTAGTCACCGGCGCCAGCATCCTTAGCACCATCACCTGCTGCTTCATGAAGAGGCTGCGAAAACG TTCTCACAGGTGTTGA
- the KCNJ9 gene encoding G protein-activated inward rectifier potassium channel 3, producing the protein MAKEKAALAPGPEEQPRRRGRQRYVEKDGRCNVQQGNVRETYRYLTDLFTTLVDLHWRLSLLFFVLAYALTWLFFGAIWWLIAYGRGDLEHLEDTAWTPCVNNLNGFVAAFLFSIETETTIGYGHRVITDQCPEGIVLLLLQAILGSMVNAFMVGCMFVKISQPNKRAATLVFSSHAVVSQRDGRLCLMFRVGDLRSSHIVEASIRAKLIRSRQTLEGEFIPLHQTDLSVGFDTGDDRLFLVSPLVISHEIDAASPFWEASRRALERDDFEIVVILEGMVEATGMTCQARSSYLVDEVLWGHRFTSVLTLEDGFYEVDYASFHQTFEVPTPSCSARELAEAAARLDAHLYWSIPSHLDEKVEEEEGARDGEREELGDGVEGEDGADKEQNGCLPPPESESKV; encoded by the exons ATGGCGAAGGAGAAAGCCGCCTTGGCTCCGGGCCCGGAGGAGCAGCCGCGACGCCGCGGCCGCCAGCGCTACGTTGAGAAGGACGGCCGGTGCAACGTGCAGCAGGGCAACGTGCGCGAGACGTACCGCTACCTGACCGACCTGTTCACCACGCTGGTGGACCTGCACTGGCGGCTCAGCCTGCTCTTCTTCGTGCTCGCCTACGCGCTCACCTGGCTTTTCTTCGGCGCCATCTGGTGGCTCATCGCCTACGGCCGCGGCGACCTGGAGCACCTGGAGGACACCGCCTGGACGCCGTGCGTCAACAACCTCAACGGCTTCGTGGCCGCCTTCCTCTTCTCCATCGAGACGGAGACCACCATCGGCTACGGGCACCGAGTCATCACAGACCAGTGCCCCGAGGGCatcgtgctgctgctgctgcaggccATCCTGGGCTCTATGGTGAACGCCTTCATGGTGGGCTGCATGTTCGTCAAGATCTCGCAGCCCAACAAGCGCGCCGCCACGCTCGTCTTCTCTTCGCATGCGGTGGTCTCGCAGCGCGACGGCCGCCTCTGCCTCATGTTCCGCGTGGGCGACCTGCGCTCTTCGCACATCGTCGAGGCCTCCATCCGCGCCAAGCTCATCCGCTCGCGCCAGACGCTGGAGGGCGAGTTCATCCCGCTGCACCAGACCGACCTCAGCGTGGGCTTCGACACCGGAGACGACCGCCTCTTCCTCGTCTCGCCGCTCGTCATCAGCCACGAGATCGACGCCGCCAGCCCCTTCTGGGAGGCATCGCGCCGCGCCCTGGAGAGAGACGACTTTGAGATTGTGGTCATCCTGGAGGGCATGGTGGAAGCCACGG gaatGACATGCCAAGCTCGGAGCTCCTACCTGGTGGATGAGGTGCTGTGGGGCCACCGCTTCACGTCAGTGCTGACCCTGGAGGACGGCTTCTACGAGGTGGACTATGCGAGCTTCCACCAGACTTTTGAGGTGCCCACACCCTCTTGCAGTGCCCGGGAGCTGGCTGAGGCAGCGGCCCGCCTTGATGCCCATCTCTACTGGTCTATCCCCAGCCATCTGGatgagaaggtggaggaggaggagggggcaaggGATGGGGAACGGGAGGAGTTAGGGGATGGGGTAGAGGGAGAGGACGGGGCTGACAAGGAGCAGAATGGCTGCCTGCCACCCCCAGAGAGTGAGTCCAAGGTGTGA